From the genome of Scytonema hofmannii PCC 7110, one region includes:
- a CDS encoding RAMP superfamily CRISPR-associated protein, producing MAISKNPWLNHPLHGNPNPGTDASFVEYLRWMRILRENPDGNSQVSLVNNGEVLELLDELLSRSDYSDRLLQLTERTRRMAAVHFEVKATWRVRVGGMRGPESMLLPAFDALGIPYIPSTTLKGVAREMAERELTTKAPRVTPEQVRDIFGEIEPTPCMGKVIFLDAYPLPFAKTDDEDEMEGLVPDMANSIWTWDSDRIPQYRANPNVFLSLRKPRFIIGLRLVSGADSIILEHVQRWLFKGLAQGIGSRVNSGYGTFEIVTQQEQPKKAKEILSVRFQLRGQLIHGRQYFNNWQEKREKSEWKPPGIAQSEVRSPAFRSILRYWFRTLALGVLDASVVKDWELGVFGGIDPEARMGMFQLEIPDGRVVRDNASKRDEACGFATGTLIVRQSPLFKKLLPEQQNALTNLLASLTWLAFHMGGVGQGARRPCYSRQDRNSAPWWRGSSVKLISLNQENKYWLCPPQLENFQNRFRSRLNYFYTHLSTLTGLVCDSTQPRTADNNGNWAEAIDSNCRIICIQGNMIGGKPPALALLHQEARGENGYDRQLCGSINERSPIWIARVGSPFRETGFDNQGFDVVTIFGVNNPRRQRYFDKLKQKQTQAQIF from the coding sequence ATGGCAATTTCTAAAAATCCTTGGCTAAATCATCCTTTACACGGTAATCCCAATCCCGGAACCGACGCAAGTTTTGTTGAATATCTACGCTGGATGCGAATTTTGCGAGAAAATCCTGATGGGAATTCGCAAGTTAGCTTGGTCAATAATGGTGAAGTTCTAGAACTCTTGGATGAGTTACTAAGTCGTAGCGATTATAGCGATCGCTTGCTGCAACTTACAGAACGAACGCGACGAATGGCTGCAGTACACTTTGAAGTGAAAGCAACTTGGCGGGTTCGCGTGGGTGGAATGCGCGGTCCTGAGTCAATGTTGCTACCTGCTTTTGATGCTTTGGGAATACCTTATATCCCCAGTACAACCTTAAAAGGGGTGGCGCGAGAAATGGCGGAACGTGAACTGACCACTAAAGCACCTCGCGTAACTCCAGAACAAGTCCGGGATATTTTTGGTGAGATTGAACCTACGCCTTGTATGGGAAAGGTGATTTTTTTAGATGCGTACCCGTTACCGTTTGCAAAGACGGACGATGAAGACGAGATGGAAGGATTGGTACCTGATATGGCAAATTCTATCTGGACTTGGGATAGCGATCGCATTCCGCAGTACAGGGCGAATCCGAATGTCTTTTTATCACTTCGCAAACCCAGGTTTATAATTGGATTGCGTTTGGTCAGTGGAGCAGATTCTATTATTCTTGAACACGTACAGCGCTGGTTGTTTAAAGGGCTTGCTCAAGGTATCGGTTCTAGAGTGAATAGCGGTTACGGAACGTTTGAAATTGTTACTCAACAGGAACAACCAAAGAAGGCTAAAGAAATTCTCTCGGTAAGATTCCAACTGCGCGGACAATTAATTCATGGGAGACAGTATTTTAATAATTGGCAAGAAAAAAGAGAGAAATCTGAATGGAAACCTCCAGGTATCGCACAATCTGAGGTTCGTTCTCCTGCATTTCGTTCCATACTACGTTATTGGTTCCGGACGTTAGCATTGGGAGTATTAGACGCAAGCGTAGTTAAGGATTGGGAATTAGGAGTTTTTGGAGGTATCGACCCTGAAGCTAGGATGGGAATGTTTCAGTTAGAAATTCCTGATGGTAGAGTTGTACGCGATAACGCTAGCAAGAGAGACGAGGCGTGTGGATTTGCAACAGGGACTTTGATTGTACGACAATCACCCTTGTTTAAAAAATTGCTACCAGAGCAGCAAAATGCTCTTACCAATCTCTTAGCAAGTCTAACTTGGTTAGCATTTCACATGGGTGGTGTCGGTCAAGGAGCAAGACGACCTTGTTATTCCCGACAAGATAGAAATTCTGCTCCTTGGTGGCGTGGTTCGAGTGTTAAGTTAATCAGCTTAAATCAAGAGAATAAATATTGGCTTTGTCCGCCGCAGTTAGAAAATTTTCAGAATCGGTTTCGCAGTCGGTTGAATTACTTTTATACACATCTCTCAACATTAACAGGGTTAGTTTGCGATTCTACTCAACCTAGAACAGCAGACAATAATGGTAATTGGGCTGAAGCGATTGACAGCAATTGTCGTATTATCTGCATTCAAGGTAACATGATAGGCGGTAAACCCCCAGCTTTAGCATTATTGCATCAAGAAGCGAGAGGGGAAAACGGTTACGATCGCCAATTGTGCGGTTCAATTAACGAGCGATCGCCTATTTGGATTGCACGTGTTGGTAGTCCTTTCAGGGAGACAGGTTTTGACAATCAAGGTTTTGATGTTGTGACTATTTTTGGAGTTAACAATCCCCGTCGCCAACGCTATTTTGACAAGTTAAAGCAAAAACAAACACAAGCACAAATTTTTTAA
- a CDS encoding Rpn family recombination-promoting nuclease/putative transposase, which yields MLQLTIASEEQMVTQAKQLIERVKASEPSTLPQDDIIEVITTIAVYKFINLSRVEVEAMLGIDLEQTRVYQEAKAEGRQEGRQEGRQEGRQEGREALKLELVSPMLARGMTQQEVADLLGLTLAQVRQIAQAES from the coding sequence TTGTTGCAACTGACCATAGCGTCGGAAGAGCAAATGGTCACACAAGCAAAACAGTTAATTGAAAGGGTCAAGGCTTCTGAGCCAAGCACTCTACCGCAGGATGACATAATAGAGGTAATCACAACTATCGCCGTTTACAAATTCATTAATCTCAGTCGTGTAGAGGTAGAAGCCATGTTGGGAATTGATTTAGAGCAAACTAGAGTTTATCAAGAAGCGAAAGCTGAAGGTCGCCAAGAAGGTCGTCAAGAAGGTCGCCAAGAAGGTCGTCAAGAAGGTCGCGAAGCATTAAAATTGGAATTAGTATCGCCAATGTTAGCGCGTGGGATGACACAACAAGAGGTAGCAGATTTACTAGGGCTAACCCTTGCACAAGTTCGGCAAATTGCTCAAGCAGAATCTTAA
- a CDS encoding type II toxin-antitoxin system PemK/MazF family toxin, with protein MRGDVYLADLNPSRGSEQGGIRPIIIVQRSTLDQFTTTVVVVPVTSNLRRAKVPGTIVLPVGEGGLIQESVVLCYQIVVIDKQRLMKKLGTLSPNYLLMLREALKYTLELDNFENENTEE; from the coding sequence ATGCGAGGAGATGTTTATTTAGCAGATTTGAATCCGAGTCGGGGTTCAGAGCAAGGAGGTATTCGACCAATTATTATTGTTCAAAGAAGTACACTCGATCAATTCACAACAACAGTAGTAGTTGTTCCTGTAACTAGTAATTTACGACGTGCTAAAGTACCAGGTACAATAGTTTTACCTGTAGGTGAAGGTGGCTTAATACAAGAATCTGTAGTGCTTTGTTATCAAATTGTTGTTATTGATAAGCAGAGATTAATGAAAAAATTAGGGACTCTTTCTCCTAATTACTTATTGATGCTAAGAGAAGCATTAAAATATACATTAGAGCTTGATAATTTTGAGAATGAAAATACAGAAGAATAA